Proteins encoded in a region of the Hirundo rustica isolate bHirRus1 chromosome 10, bHirRus1.pri.v3, whole genome shotgun sequence genome:
- the CCDC50 gene encoding coiled-coil domain-containing protein 50 isoform X1: protein MAGIGIDHSKLPRVKEVCRDFAILEDHTLAHNLQEQEIEHHLATNVQRNRLVQHDLQVAKQLQEEEDKKARAQIQKHRKDLERQDCEIAQEIQVKLAFEAEERRRQEEKDEDIARLLQQKELQEEKKRKKHYPESQGHTGYEESYYAENGEQPWGDPREQISDPPRAHSHGRCRHQQREHRGPPSPSPGGAPRHGHLTSQGRQRSPQLREASSGHQQEQKTASQGRSRRHPSLDLERETERRAYDHSNSWELRERSTASREKERRPLSLDLESERGFTEEARHSRKPPRQDREKHLPLLELELEAEQETWRRHGRQQPEKHRSHQQGRSSHRMARDERLCDADSRDDHRRAEARAYRRAAHRRHSPSPHAESQGKVGDCQREPGTNLRGMKQAMYDVPRMEQELSDAEIARKLQEEELLANEADQKAAQVAQDEEIARLLMAEEKKALRKEKEREKSSLEKRRHDQDWKPDTGESTRSRSREGPETQRHRSDRPSRSQPLLDDFERSRYYTSQPSPLRQIPKPEHSPKGSRRKQ, encoded by the exons TATGTCGAGACTTCGCTATTCTAGAAGATCATACCTTGGCTCATAATTTACAGGAACAAGAGA TTGAGCATCACTTGGCCACAAATGTTCAGCGGAATCGTCTGGTGCAACATGACTTGCAGGTGGCCAAACAACTGCAAGAAGAGGAGGATAAGAAAGCCCGTGCTCAAATCCAGAAACACCGAAAAGACTT GGAACGACAGGACTGCGAGATTGCTCAGGAAATCCAAGTGAAGCTGGCGTTTGAAGCGGAGGAGCGCCGCAGGCAAGAGGAAAAAGACGAG GATATTGCCCGTCTCCTGCAACAGAAAgaactgcaggaagaaaaaaagcgCAAGAAGCACTACCCAGAgtcccagggacacacaggctATGAAGAGAGCTATTATGCAGAAAATGGAG agcagccctggggtgaCCCCAGAGAGCAGATTTCTGACCCTCCCCGAGCCCACAGTCACGGCAGGTGCAGGCACCAGCAGAGAGAGCACCGAGGACCACCCTCGCCTTCGCCCGGCGGTGCCCCCAGACATGGGCACCTCACCTCTCAGGGCCGGCAAAGGTCTCCTCAGCTGAGAGAGGCCAGCAGTGGCcatcagcaggagcagaagacAGCCAGCCAGGGAAGGTCCAGGAGACATCCCAGCCTTGACCTGGAAAGAGAGACCGAGCGCCGTGCCTATGATCACAGCAACAGCTGGGAGCTGCGGGAGAGGAGCACAGcgagcagggaaaaggagaggagacCTCTCAGTCTGGACCTGGAGTCAGAGCGTGGATTCACGGAAGAAGCACGGCACAGCAGAAAGCCACCAAGGCAAGACAGAGAAAAGCACCTTCCCCTCCTTGAGCTGGAACTGGAGGCGGAGCAGGAGACCTGGCGTCGGCATGGCAGACAGCAGCCTGAGAAACACAGATCTCACCAGCAGGGCCGCTCGTCACACAGGATGGCACGTGACGAGAGGCTCTGTGATGCTGACTCTAGAGATGACCATAGGAGGGCTGAGGCCAGAGCCTACAGAAGGGCAGCACACAGGAGACACTCCCCCTCCCCTCATGCTGAGAGCCAGGGGAAGGTTGGAGACTGCCAGCGAGAGCCAG GCACTAATTTGAGGGGGATGAAACAAGCCATGTACGATGTACCCcgaatggagcaggagctgtctgATGCAGAGATTGCTCggaagctgcaggaggaagagctcCTG GCTAATGAAGCAGATCAGAAGGCAGCTCAAGTAGCCCAAGATGAG GAAATTGCTCGGCTCTTGATGGCTGAGGAGAAAAAGGctttaagaaaagagaaagaaagagaaaagtctTCCCTTGAAAAGAGGAGGCATGATCAAGATTGGAAG CCTGATACAGGGGAGTCCACACGCTCAAGGTCAAGAGAAGGGCCCGAAACTCAGCGACACAGAAGTGACAGGCCTTCAAG GTCACAGCCTCTCCTGGATGACTTTGAGCGCTCTCGGTATTACAcgagccagcccagccccttgcGCCAGATCCCCAAACCTGAGCACTCTCCTAAAG gttcCCGTAGGAAGCAGTAA
- the CCDC50 gene encoding coiled-coil domain-containing protein 50 isoform X2 → MAGIGIDHSKLPRVKEVCRDFAILEDHTLAHNLQEQEIEHHLATNVQRNRLVQHDLQVAKQLQEEEDKKARAQIQKHRKDLERQDCEIAQEIQVKLAFEAEERRRQEEKDEDIARLLQQKELQEEKKRKKHYPESQGHTGYEESYYAENGGTNLRGMKQAMYDVPRMEQELSDAEIARKLQEEELLANEADQKAAQVAQDEEIARLLMAEEKKALRKEKEREKSSLEKRRHDQDWKPDTGESTRSRSREGPETQRHRSDRPSRSQPLLDDFERSRYYTSQPSPLRQIPKPEHSPKGSRRKQ, encoded by the exons TATGTCGAGACTTCGCTATTCTAGAAGATCATACCTTGGCTCATAATTTACAGGAACAAGAGA TTGAGCATCACTTGGCCACAAATGTTCAGCGGAATCGTCTGGTGCAACATGACTTGCAGGTGGCCAAACAACTGCAAGAAGAGGAGGATAAGAAAGCCCGTGCTCAAATCCAGAAACACCGAAAAGACTT GGAACGACAGGACTGCGAGATTGCTCAGGAAATCCAAGTGAAGCTGGCGTTTGAAGCGGAGGAGCGCCGCAGGCAAGAGGAAAAAGACGAG GATATTGCCCGTCTCCTGCAACAGAAAgaactgcaggaagaaaaaaagcgCAAGAAGCACTACCCAGAgtcccagggacacacaggctATGAAGAGAGCTATTATGCAGAAAATGGAG GCACTAATTTGAGGGGGATGAAACAAGCCATGTACGATGTACCCcgaatggagcaggagctgtctgATGCAGAGATTGCTCggaagctgcaggaggaagagctcCTG GCTAATGAAGCAGATCAGAAGGCAGCTCAAGTAGCCCAAGATGAG GAAATTGCTCGGCTCTTGATGGCTGAGGAGAAAAAGGctttaagaaaagagaaagaaagagaaaagtctTCCCTTGAAAAGAGGAGGCATGATCAAGATTGGAAG CCTGATACAGGGGAGTCCACACGCTCAAGGTCAAGAGAAGGGCCCGAAACTCAGCGACACAGAAGTGACAGGCCTTCAAG GTCACAGCCTCTCCTGGATGACTTTGAGCGCTCTCGGTATTACAcgagccagcccagccccttgcGCCAGATCCCCAAACCTGAGCACTCTCCTAAAG gttcCCGTAGGAAGCAGTAA